The Mytilus edulis chromosome 12, xbMytEdul2.2, whole genome shotgun sequence genome contains a region encoding:
- the LOC139499577 gene encoding uncharacterized protein, with product MFGRGSYESFDMRCMVTGQFAVGKSSLVKLLVGDNVPEGRHATDGISLVEGRCGLDIETRSWIMIDPATYNALDVVYNKVLMTSIEEDESQRETKTPEKQESVAKPGDSQNKEDTNSQKSDASKSPYSPVTLSDEPSSQPQAAQYVSPQTSSSESKKQQIKKKIKTKMTKKEIRKRMEKVLKTGKYKMKVGRLIFWDFGGQYVYYTTHQTFMTFRALFLVVFDGSKGLNEEIPDVLCFPGQHMTPTPAVFLLHWVNSILTYCKVVFAGIPKILFVATHKDKVPVEDVETRRALLYSEVEELFKDHEGRNHLVLDKQIFVNATDKNDQEIESLKKAITELTFDHPCWGEKMPNACVPLELEIAEMVAAGKQILSLVELEELNSISKVSVLHLEQLHDFLHFQHSLGKIIYFDTRQLRDYVIINPLFMVEVMRSFVTDKGFWPKNRRMQVIFSRMSESGIIRREDLYQIWEQKDFRPILRYKEFIFDILIHLDILAEQRRYDTTGSRLPVDNFFVPCMVTQRNTTSFMNTECTPEKAICLAFVFKGTVIPPALPNRLISACLSMWTLKQYEGRMLLFSGFIVVSFDKAHDIVVCVEGNNILLYIVHRTSAGLIVPDIATVVKECLVTTMERISDFYQSTINVKHSQQLPFHIEYSCFELKCFISEEAALQISEWVCDKHKLTHRQGNWVVWNQDKIKEQCELHCPGLQDSALNQIPSDVELHRLAAGCDETTIRELAIHLGMTLQDWDTLRSNNARIEIVKYRILVNWREKYSGRFSRIAKALTDMDLPVHTLCQVKRERRAETEIPLEYLECIPTDEILDKLAPQIGQVYFQLGAAIGLSIGTLENIQSNNPRDLAAQNREVLFEWREDKTVKPTIRVLVQALVNIGRGALCLQEVLTNVDPNTLGESEKVRDKGAISKKPNKCSIL from the exons ATGTTTGGCAGAGGAAGCTACGAATCATTTGACATGCGCTGCATGGTAACCGGCCAGTTCGCCGTTGGAAAATCAAGTCTAGTCAAGCTTTTAGTTGGGGATAATGTTCCAGAAGGGCGACATGCGACTGATGGCATTTCCCTCGTTGAAGGTCGCTGTGGACTCGATATTGAGACCAGAAGTTGGATTATGATAGATCCTG CAACCTATAATGCCTTGGATGTTGTGTACAATAAGGTGTTAATGACCTCCATAGAAGAAGATGAGAGTCAACGTGAAACAAAAACACCAGAAAAACAGGAATCAGTTGCAAAACCTGGTGATAGTCAAAATAAAGAAGATACTAATTCTCAGAAGTCAGATGCTTCCAAGTCACCATATTCTCCTGTTACCCTATCAGATGAACCTTCTTCACAGCCACAAGCAGCTCAATATGTGTCCCCACAGACTTCATCTAGTGAGTCTAAAAAACAgcaaataaagaagaaaataaaaacaaaaatgaccaaaaaggaAATAAGAAAGAGAATGGAGAAAGTCCTAAAAACTGGGAAATATAAGATGAAAGTTGGCAGGCTCATCTTCTGGGACTTTGGTGGACAGTATGTCTATTATACAACACACCAGACATTCATGACTTTCAGAGCTTTGTTTCTAGTAGTTTTTGATGGAAGTAAAGGATTGAATGAAGAAATACCTGATGTACTGTGTTTTCCAGGGCAGCATATGACACCAACCCCAGCAG TCTTTCTACTGCACTGGGTAAACTCAATCCTGACCTATTGTAAGGTGGTGTTTGCTGGTATCCCTAAGATATTGTTTGTTGCCACCCATAAGGACAAGGTACCAGTG gAGGATGTGGAAACAAGACGTGCACTATTGTACAGCGAAGTAGAGGAATTATTTAAGGACCACGAGGGACGAAATCATCTTGTCcttgacaaacaaatatttgtcaATGCAACTGATAAAAATGATCAAGAAATTGAATCCCTAAAGAAAGCCATCACAGAGCTTACTTTCGATCATCCATGTTGGGGGGAGAAGATGCCGAACGCTTGTGTCCCCCTTGAACTGGAGATTGCTGAGATGGTAGCTGCAGGAAAGCAAATCTTGTCATTGGTAGAACTTGAAGAATTGAATTCAATCAGCAAGGTGTCCGTCCTGCATTTAGAACAACTTCATGATTTCCTTCACTTCCAACATTCTCTTGGGAAGATCATCTACTTTGATACCCGTCAGCTCCGAGATTATGTGATAATTAACCCGCTGTTCATGGTTGAGGTGATGAGATCATTTGTGACAg ACAAAGGGTTTTGGCCAAAGAACAGAAGAATGCAAGTAATTTTCAGTAGAATGTCGGAAAGTGGTATCATACGCCGAGAAGACCTTTATCAGATTTGGGAACAAAAAGACTTCCGTCCAATTTTACGATACAAAGAGTTTATATTTGATATCCTCATTCATTTAGATATTCTGGCAGAGCAACGGAGATATGATACAACAGGAAGTCGGTTACCAGTAGATAACTTCTTTGTTCCCTGTATGGTTACACAAAGAAATACCACCAGCTTCATGAACACAGAATGTACACCAGAGAAAGCTATATGTTTGGCATTTGTTTTTAAAGGAACTGTTATACCACCAGCTTTGCCCAATCGTCTGATCAGTGCATGTCTGAGCATGTGGACTTTGAAGCAGTATGAAGGGAGAATGCTCCTCTTTTCAGGATTTATTGTAGTATCATTTGACAAGGCACATGATATTGTAGTATGCGTTGAAGGCAACAATATTCTTCTGTATATAGTCCATAGAACCTCCGCTGGACTTATAGTACCAGATATAGCCACTGTAGTTAAGGAATGTTTGGTTACAACAATGGAGAGAATTTCAGATTTCTATCAATCCACAATCAATGTAAAACACAGCCAACAATTACCTTTCCATATTGAATATTCATGTTTTGAATTGAAATGCTTCATTAGTGAAGAGGCAGCTTTGCAGATCAGTGAATGGGTTTGTGACAAACATAAACTTACACACAGACAAGGAAACTGGGTTGTTTGGAACCAAGATAAg ataaaAGAACAGTGTGAACTACATTGTCCAG GTTTACAAGACAGTGCCTTGAATCAAATACCGAGTGACGTTGAACTTCATCGATTAGCAGCAGGATGTGACGAAACCACTATACGAGAGTTGGCCATACATCTTGGTATGACTCTTCAAGATTGGGATACACTTAGATCTAATAATGCTCGGATTGAGATTGTAAAGTATAGAATACTGGTCAACTGGCGGGAAAAATACTCAGGAAGATTTAGCAGAATAGCAAAAGCTTTAACAGATATGGACTTACCGGTCCATACACTGTGTCAG GTAAAAAGGGAAAGAAGAGCAGAGACAG AGATTCCTTTGGAATATCTAGAGTGTATACCGACGGATGAGATACTAGATAAACTAGCACCACAAATTGGtcaagtttattttcaacttggcGCCGCCATCGGGTTGTCAATTGGAACCTTGGAAAATATTCAGAGCAATAATCCCAGAGATTTAGCAGCTCAGAATAGAGAGGTATTATTCGAATGGAGAGAAGACAAAACAGTGAAACCTACAATACGAGTACTGGTACAGGCATTGGTTAACATTGGGAGAGGAGCTCTTTGCTTACAGGAAGTTTTAACGAATGTGGATCCTAATACCCTTGGAGAATCAGAAAAAGTGAGAGATAAAGGTGCAATATCCAAGAAACCGAACAAATGTTCAATACTTTGA